The Sulfurovum riftiae genome has a window encoding:
- the rplV gene encoding 50S ribosomal protein L22, producing MSRALLKFVRVSPTKARLIAREVQGMNAELALASLEFMPNKAAGIISKVIASAVANGDFEPEEVEITSCRVDKAAVMKRWRPRARGTASRIIKPTAHILVEVGPAKKDGEDA from the coding sequence ATGAGTAGAGCATTATTGAAATTCGTAAGAGTATCTCCTACTAAAGCCAGACTTATCGCCAGAGAAGTTCAGGGAATGAATGCAGAGCTTGCATTGGCATCTCTTGAATTCATGCCTAACAAAGCGGCGGGTATCATCTCCAAGGTTATTGCATCGGCAGTAGCGAACGGTGATTTCGAACCTGAAGAGGTAGAGATCACTTCTTGTAGAGTTGACAAAGCAGCGGTAATGAAAAGATGGAGACCCAGAGCAAGAGGTACTGCGTCAAGAATCATTAAACCAACAGCACACATTCTGGTAGAAGTTGGTCCAGCTAAAAAAGATGGGGAGGACGCATAA